The proteins below are encoded in one region of Rhizophagus irregularis chromosome 13, complete sequence:
- a CDS encoding uncharacterized protein (SECRETED:cutsite_ALG-VP; SECRETED:prob_0.5916); SECRETED:SignalP(1-25), with the protein MRIFSAQLFKLYALFLVAIATVALGVPLVRRKGSHGSLICSEQNALTKRADIPFEERCPEEYSLYIASLCSIDAPNLMLINCAREDEPDVIFDTDYTCEDDEICIDRTEFPETPHAFCIKKKCGLPFDNFVRPDLDACGSHSYSVSGPVNLVVAMMTYSTEMNPIQVNYQNVKYKGDLAFVNQVNNFTRVINGYNGENIDFCFNGGTTQKVQAFAAAWITD; encoded by the coding sequence ATGAGAATATTTTCGGCTCAATTATTTAAGTTATACGCTTTATTTTTAGTTGCAATTGCAACCGTAGCTTTAGGTGTTCCTCTAGTTCGTCGAAAAGGTAGTCATGGAAGTCTTATATGTTCTGAACAAAATGCCTTAACCAAGCGAGCAGACATACCATTTGAAGAGCGATGTCCTGAAGAATACTCTTTATACATAGCTTCCCTTTGTTCCATAGATGCACCAAACCTAATGTTGATAAATTGTGCAAGAGAGGATGAGCCAGACGTCATTTTTGACACTGACTATACTTgtgaagatgatgaaatttGTATAGATCGTACTGAATTTCCAGAGACCCCACATgctttttgtattaaaaaaaaatgtggtcTTCCATTCGATAATTTTGTCCGTCCTGATCTCGATGCCTGTGGATCACATAGTTACAGTGTTTCTGGACCAGTGAATTTAGTAGTTGCAATGATGACATATTCAACAGAAATGAACCCAATACAAGTAAATTATCagaatgtaaaatataaaggTGATCTCGCTTTTGTTAATCAGGTGAACAATTTCACTAGAGTTATTAATGGTTATAATGGGGAAAATATCGATTTCTGTTTTAATGGAGGCACCACGCAGAAAGTACAAGCTTTCGCTGCTGCTTGGATAACTGACTGA